Proteins found in one Micromonospora sp. WMMD1082 genomic segment:
- a CDS encoding MerR family transcriptional regulator, with protein MLIGEVARRSGVSARMLRHYDSLGLVQPTGRTVGGYREYTPDDVRRIFHVEGLRSLGLSLRQIARTLDDPGFTPSALVGDLIRGTEERLHRERELLDRLRKVEAAEPAGWQDVARIVELLHGLASRSAARRQQAVLAPVEHESVPAELLAEAVLTESDPNVAGALRWALARAGGDGVASLAYGMASDDVDVRRRAVVALAELPGDETTAMLTDALADPDAAIRRRAALALGTRGETRAVPALVGIVVEGPNDVEAAELLGALARDATWADRIMSALVDELAAPTADSAVRMRLTQALAEMPGTIALDTLRHLARDDDRPVALLASALVTMREARP; from the coding sequence ATGCTGATCGGTGAGGTGGCGCGCCGCTCGGGGGTCAGTGCGCGGATGCTCCGGCACTACGACTCCCTCGGGCTGGTCCAACCGACCGGCCGGACCGTGGGCGGCTACCGGGAGTACACCCCCGACGACGTCCGGCGGATCTTCCACGTGGAGGGGCTGCGCTCGCTGGGACTGTCGCTGCGCCAGATCGCGCGTACCCTCGACGATCCCGGATTCACCCCGTCCGCGCTGGTCGGCGACCTCATCCGAGGGACCGAGGAACGACTCCACCGGGAGCGCGAACTCCTCGATCGGCTGCGCAAGGTCGAGGCGGCCGAGCCCGCCGGATGGCAGGACGTCGCCCGCATCGTCGAGCTGCTGCACGGACTGGCGTCGCGCAGTGCCGCGCGGCGGCAGCAGGCCGTCCTGGCCCCGGTCGAGCACGAGTCGGTACCCGCCGAGCTGCTGGCCGAGGCGGTCCTCACCGAATCCGACCCGAACGTCGCCGGGGCCCTGCGGTGGGCCCTGGCGCGGGCCGGCGGTGACGGTGTGGCGAGCCTGGCGTACGGCATGGCCTCCGACGACGTCGACGTCCGACGGCGGGCGGTCGTGGCGCTCGCGGAGCTGCCCGGTGACGAGACGACCGCGATGCTCACGGATGCGCTCGCCGACCCGGACGCGGCGATCCGCCGGCGTGCCGCCCTTGCCCTGGGGACGCGCGGCGAGACCCGGGCCGTGCCGGCGCTCGTCGGCATCGTGGTCGAGGGCCCGAACGACGTCGAGGCGGCCGAGCTGCTGGGCGCGTTGGCCCGGGACGCGACGTGGGCAGACCGGATCATGAGCGCGCTGGTCGACGAACTCGCCGCCCCGACCGCGGACTCGGCGGTACGGATGCGACTGACCCAGGCACTCGCCGAGATGCCGGGGACCATCGCGCTGGACACGCTGCGCCACCTGGCCCGGGACGACGATCGGCCGGTGGCGCTCCTCGCCTCGGCTCTCGTGACGATGCGCGAAGCACGGCCATGA
- a CDS encoding HEAT repeat domain-containing protein: protein MVPINSAGRHPPDARLVDALAAGSASTRLHAALAIGTHPDPGVVDVLVARCAVEPDFFVRDMLTWALTRLPAEITVPRLRAELRSGRAQARSQALHTLSKIGDRSAWPAITRSLLHDADDEVARSAWRAAVVLVPDGEEEALATALAAQLGRGDREVRLSLSRALVALGDVVEPVLQAAMAGQDPAVRAHARATERLLRDPDASFDLAVDEARRVVALGPDGRGQLDADR, encoded by the coding sequence GTGGTTCCCATCAACTCGGCAGGCAGGCACCCACCGGACGCGCGGCTGGTCGACGCGTTGGCCGCGGGGAGCGCGTCGACGCGGCTGCACGCGGCCCTGGCCATCGGCACGCACCCGGATCCCGGTGTGGTCGATGTGCTCGTGGCGCGGTGCGCGGTCGAGCCGGACTTCTTCGTGCGCGACATGCTCACCTGGGCGCTGACCCGCCTCCCGGCGGAGATCACGGTTCCGAGGCTGCGGGCGGAGCTTCGTTCCGGGCGTGCCCAGGCGCGTAGCCAGGCGCTGCATACCCTGTCCAAGATCGGGGACAGGAGCGCGTGGCCCGCGATCACGCGATCGTTGCTGCACGACGCCGACGACGAGGTCGCGCGGAGCGCGTGGCGCGCCGCCGTCGTCCTCGTACCCGATGGGGAGGAGGAAGCCCTGGCCACGGCGCTGGCCGCGCAGCTCGGCCGCGGTGACCGGGAGGTACGGCTCAGCCTGAGCCGCGCCCTCGTCGCGCTCGGCGACGTGGTCGAGCCGGTCCTGCAAGCGGCGATGGCAGGTCAGGACCCGGCGGTACGGGCGCACGCGCGCGCCACGGAGCGGCTGCTGCGCGACCCGGATGCCAGCTTCGACCTCGCCGTCGACGAGGCGAGGCGGGTCGTCGCGCTCGGTCCGGACGGGAGGGGACAGCTGGATGCTGATCGGTGA
- a CDS encoding FMN reductase produces MTSRTLAVVSAGLSQPSSTRLLADQLAAATRDALVGRGEQVELRPVELREHAHDIVNHLLTGFPSEPLRQVLDQVTGADGLIAVTPVFNASYNGLFKSFFDLIDADALGGRPVLIGATGGTARHSLALEHAVRPMFTYLRAVTVPTAVFAAPEDWSAGTADGALRARIGRAGRELAEQVHRRAPSTGPADPFALTTSFEQLLHGRDG; encoded by the coding sequence ATGACCTCCCGTACCCTCGCCGTGGTCTCGGCCGGTCTCAGCCAGCCCTCGTCGACCCGGCTGCTCGCCGACCAGCTCGCCGCGGCCACCCGCGACGCGCTGGTCGGGCGCGGCGAGCAGGTCGAGCTGCGCCCGGTCGAACTGCGCGAACACGCCCACGACATCGTCAACCACCTGCTCACCGGTTTCCCCTCGGAGCCGCTGCGGCAGGTGCTGGACCAGGTCACCGGCGCCGACGGGCTGATCGCGGTCACCCCGGTCTTCAACGCCTCGTACAACGGGTTGTTCAAGTCGTTCTTCGACCTCATCGACGCCGACGCGCTGGGCGGCCGGCCGGTGCTGATCGGGGCGACCGGGGGCACCGCCCGGCACTCCCTGGCCCTGGAGCACGCCGTCCGTCCGATGTTCACCTACCTGCGCGCGGTGACGGTGCCGACGGCGGTCTTCGCCGCGCCGGAGGACTGGTCCGCCGGCACCGCGGACGGTGCGCTGCGCGCGCGGATCGGCCGCGCCGGCCGGGAGCTGGCCGAGCAGGTCCACCGCCGCGCGCCGTCGACCGGTCCGGCGGACCCGTTCGCGCTCACCACCAGCTTCGAGCAGCTGCTGCACGGCCGGGACGGCTGA
- a CDS encoding universal stress protein: MLMNRPVVVGVDGSPPSLVAAEHAAQAAVWRSRPLHLVHGYLHPLGYGVPINPYDVGLPAPTEDGRKMLEQAAAELVDRWPGLAVEVRQVAGGPGATLVEESRRAELVVVGSRGLGGFAGLLLGSVGTQVAAHGHCPVLVIRPPDRPIPTEGAVLVGVDGSESAELAVGYGAEEAARRGGPLVLVHVADERDAGAGGEAAALLATAGAAARGSHPGLTVEERVITAPKPDQALIEATGEAALVVAGSRGRGGFAGLLLGSVSQALVHHARCPVLIAHPHQPEQ; this comes from the coding sequence GTGCTGATGAACCGACCTGTCGTGGTGGGGGTGGACGGATCACCGCCGAGCCTGGTCGCCGCGGAGCACGCGGCACAGGCGGCGGTGTGGCGTTCCCGACCGCTGCACCTGGTGCACGGCTACCTGCACCCTCTCGGTTACGGCGTACCGATCAACCCGTACGACGTGGGCCTGCCGGCGCCGACGGAGGACGGCCGGAAGATGCTCGAACAGGCCGCCGCCGAGCTGGTCGACCGGTGGCCCGGGCTGGCGGTCGAGGTGCGTCAGGTCGCCGGTGGGCCGGGCGCGACCCTGGTCGAGGAGTCCCGGCGGGCGGAGCTGGTCGTGGTGGGCAGCCGAGGGCTGGGCGGCTTCGCCGGGCTGCTGCTCGGTTCGGTCGGCACCCAGGTCGCCGCGCACGGCCACTGCCCGGTGCTGGTGATCCGCCCGCCGGACCGCCCGATCCCGACCGAGGGCGCGGTGCTGGTCGGCGTGGACGGCTCCGAGTCGGCGGAACTCGCCGTCGGCTACGGCGCCGAGGAGGCCGCCCGGCGCGGCGGCCCGCTGGTGCTGGTGCACGTCGCCGACGAGCGGGACGCCGGCGCGGGCGGCGAGGCGGCGGCACTGCTGGCCACGGCGGGCGCGGCGGCACGGGGCAGCCATCCCGGCCTGACCGTCGAGGAACGGGTGATCACCGCGCCAAAGCCCGACCAGGCGCTGATCGAGGCGACCGGGGAGGCCGCGCTCGTGGTGGCCGGATCACGCGGCCGGGGCGGCTTCGCCGGCCTGCTGCTCGGCTCGGTCAGCCAGGCTCTGGTGCACCACGCCCGCTGCCCGGTGCTCATCGCCCACCCGCACCAGCCCGAGCAGTAG
- a CDS encoding LLM class flavin-dependent oxidoreductase codes for MQFGVFTVGDVTVDPTNGREPTEAERIKAMVTIALKAEEMGLDVFATGEHHNPPFVPSSPTTMMGYIAARTERLLLSTATTLITTNDPVKIAEDYAMLQHLADGRVDLMMGRGNTGPVYPWFGQDIRNGIPLAIENYDLLRRLWREDVVDWQGKFRTPLQSFTSTPRPLDGVPPFVWHGSIRSPEIAEQAAYYGDGFFANHIFWPAEHTKRMVGLYRQRFAHYGHGSADQAIVGLGGQVFMRKNSQDAVREFRPYFDNAPVYGHGPSLEEFTAQTPLTVGSPQQVIDRTLGFRDYVGDYQRQLFLMDHAGLPLKTVLEQLDILGEEVVPVLRKEFDSLRPTHVPLAPTHATLLASAGGSKDSTVHAVDDVTGRAPEGAR; via the coding sequence ATGCAGTTCGGAGTCTTCACCGTCGGCGACGTGACGGTCGACCCGACCAACGGTCGTGAGCCGACCGAGGCCGAGCGGATCAAGGCGATGGTGACCATCGCGCTCAAGGCCGAGGAGATGGGCCTCGACGTCTTCGCCACCGGCGAGCACCACAACCCGCCGTTCGTGCCCTCCTCGCCCACCACCATGATGGGCTACATCGCGGCCCGCACCGAGCGGCTGCTGCTCTCCACCGCGACCACGCTGATCACCACCAACGACCCGGTGAAGATCGCCGAGGACTACGCGATGCTGCAACACCTGGCCGACGGCCGGGTCGACCTGATGATGGGCCGCGGCAACACCGGCCCGGTCTACCCCTGGTTCGGCCAGGACATCCGCAACGGGATCCCGCTCGCCATCGAGAACTACGACCTGCTGCGCCGGCTCTGGCGCGAGGACGTGGTCGACTGGCAGGGCAAGTTCCGCACCCCGTTGCAGTCGTTCACCTCGACGCCCCGGCCGCTCGACGGCGTACCGCCGTTCGTCTGGCACGGCTCGATCCGCAGCCCGGAGATCGCCGAGCAGGCCGCGTACTACGGCGACGGGTTCTTCGCCAACCACATCTTCTGGCCGGCCGAGCACACCAAGCGGATGGTCGGGCTCTACCGGCAGCGCTTCGCGCACTACGGCCACGGCTCCGCCGACCAGGCCATCGTCGGCCTCGGCGGCCAGGTGTTCATGCGCAAGAACTCCCAGGACGCGGTACGCGAGTTCCGCCCGTACTTCGACAACGCGCCGGTCTACGGGCACGGCCCGTCGCTGGAGGAGTTCACCGCGCAGACCCCGCTGACCGTGGGCAGCCCGCAGCAGGTCATCGACCGTACGCTCGGCTTCCGCGACTACGTCGGTGACTACCAGCGGCAACTGTTCCTGATGGACCACGCGGGGCTTCCGTTGAAGACCGTCCTGGAGCAGCTCGACATTCTCGGCGAGGAGGTCGTGCCGGTGCTGCGCAAGGAGTTCGACTCGCTGCGGCCGACGCACGTGCCGCTCGCGCCGACCCACGCCACCCTGCTGGCCTCGGCGGGCGGCAGTAAGGACAGCACCGTGCACGCCGTCGACGACGTCACCGGCCGGGCTCCGGAGGGCGCCCGATGA
- a CDS encoding cation-transporting P-type ATPase, with amino-acid sequence MPTDTITSTVTTAGLSRAEAQARLLADGPNAAAAPPRRHLATRILHQLTDPLVALLLAAAVVTTALRDYPDTAVILLVVVVNTAIGVVQEVRADRAIAALDRLAAPTARVVRDGRDVVLPAAELVRGDLVRVEAGDVVPADLLLHDASRLHLDESALTGESVPVVRAAGEEASAGTVVATGRAAGTVVRTGAASALGRIATLAATTRPAATPLQRRLASLGRILGLAAVLLSGLVFVLGVLGGRPLVEMAVTAVSLVVAAVPESLPAVVTLALALGARRMAAARAIPRRLHAVETLGSVTVIASDKTGTLTEGRMAVQQAVTGDGTRFGVTGTGYAPHGTVHREGRPVAVPDELRRLARAGLLCNDAALAPPTEQRPHWGAVGDPLEAALVAFGARCGLDPQATRHAWPRVAEHPFDQQLRRMTTVHRSCDRRYLVVCKGAPESVLTAPLLDADADELAALSAAAHRLAGDGLRVLALAAALVDAPPADPARPEGLRPVGLVAVGDPLRAGAPDIADGFADAGVRLVLVTGDHPATAAAIAGQLGLWTDGDPVVRGDDGDPADAPEAARVYARTQPEQKLDIIAGLQSRGHVVAMTGDGVNDAPALRRADIGVAMGGGTEVARQAADLVLVDDDLSTVATAIGEGRRIYDNIRRFLRYALSGGVAEIAVMLLGPLFGMAVPLLPAQILWINLITHGVPGVALGAEPAEPGMLRRAPRSPQESVLGAGLGRQILIGGALIAAVTLGAGVLAARADRPWQSVIFVVLGLAQLGVALAVRAPRPPGRHRGNLALPLAVAASALLQVAGVLLAPLRDLLGTEALGVGELLACAAVSVLPGLVLRLTRATPTTGAGSASGTGGGPASEDGPASGGGSVTGGGSVTGVAAWRARGGGGT; translated from the coding sequence ATGCCCACTGACACCATCACCTCGACGGTGACCACCGCCGGCCTCAGTCGCGCCGAGGCGCAGGCCCGGTTGCTCGCCGATGGACCGAACGCCGCCGCCGCGCCACCCCGCCGGCACCTGGCCACCCGGATCCTGCACCAGCTCACCGACCCGCTGGTCGCCCTGCTGCTGGCCGCGGCCGTGGTCACCACGGCGTTGCGCGACTACCCCGACACGGCGGTGATCCTGCTCGTCGTCGTGGTCAACACGGCGATCGGGGTGGTGCAGGAGGTACGCGCCGACCGGGCCATCGCCGCGCTCGACCGGCTCGCCGCGCCGACCGCGCGGGTGGTCCGCGACGGCCGGGACGTGGTGCTGCCCGCCGCCGAGCTGGTCCGTGGTGATCTGGTGCGGGTCGAGGCCGGTGACGTGGTCCCGGCCGACCTGCTGCTGCACGACGCGAGCCGGCTGCACCTGGACGAGTCGGCGCTGACCGGCGAGTCGGTGCCGGTGGTCCGCGCGGCGGGCGAGGAGGCCAGCGCCGGCACGGTGGTGGCCACCGGTCGGGCCGCCGGCACGGTGGTCCGCACCGGAGCGGCGAGCGCGCTGGGCCGGATCGCCACCCTGGCCGCCACCACCCGACCGGCGGCCACCCCGTTGCAGCGCCGCCTCGCCTCGCTCGGCCGGATTCTCGGTCTCGCCGCCGTGCTCCTGTCCGGGCTGGTCTTCGTCCTGGGCGTGCTCGGCGGCCGGCCGCTGGTGGAGATGGCGGTCACCGCGGTGAGCCTGGTGGTGGCCGCGGTGCCGGAGTCGCTGCCCGCGGTGGTGACGCTGGCCCTGGCGCTGGGCGCGCGCCGGATGGCCGCGGCGCGGGCCATCCCGCGCCGGCTGCACGCGGTGGAGACGCTCGGCTCGGTCACCGTGATCGCCTCGGACAAGACCGGCACCCTCACCGAGGGGCGGATGGCCGTGCAACAGGCGGTCACCGGCGACGGCACCCGGTTCGGTGTCACCGGCACCGGTTACGCACCGCACGGCACGGTGCACCGCGAGGGCCGGCCGGTCGCCGTACCGGACGAGTTGCGCCGGTTGGCCCGGGCCGGGCTGCTGTGCAACGACGCGGCCCTGGCACCGCCGACCGAGCAGCGGCCCCACTGGGGCGCGGTCGGTGATCCGCTGGAGGCGGCGCTGGTGGCCTTCGGCGCCCGGTGCGGCCTGGATCCGCAGGCCACCCGCCACGCCTGGCCCCGGGTGGCGGAGCACCCCTTCGACCAGCAGCTGCGCCGGATGACCACGGTGCACCGCTCCTGCGACCGCCGCTATCTGGTGGTGTGCAAGGGCGCGCCGGAGAGCGTACTCACCGCGCCGCTGCTCGACGCCGACGCCGACGAACTGGCCGCCCTGAGCGCCGCCGCGCACCGGCTGGCCGGCGACGGGCTGCGGGTGCTGGCACTGGCGGCGGCCCTGGTCGACGCCCCGCCGGCCGACCCCGCCCGCCCCGAGGGGTTGCGCCCGGTGGGCCTGGTCGCCGTGGGTGACCCGCTGCGCGCCGGTGCGCCGGACATCGCCGACGGCTTCGCCGACGCCGGCGTCCGGCTCGTGCTGGTCACCGGGGACCATCCGGCGACCGCGGCGGCCATCGCCGGTCAGCTGGGCCTGTGGACCGACGGCGACCCGGTGGTACGCGGCGACGACGGCGATCCCGCCGACGCGCCCGAGGCGGCGCGGGTGTACGCGCGAACCCAGCCGGAGCAGAAGCTCGACATCATCGCCGGGTTGCAGTCCCGGGGGCACGTGGTGGCGATGACCGGCGACGGCGTCAACGACGCCCCGGCGCTGCGCCGGGCCGACATCGGGGTGGCGATGGGCGGCGGCACCGAGGTGGCCCGGCAGGCGGCCGACCTGGTGCTGGTCGACGACGACCTGTCCACCGTGGCCACCGCGATCGGCGAGGGCCGCCGGATCTACGACAACATCCGCCGGTTCCTGCGCTACGCCCTCTCCGGCGGGGTGGCCGAGATCGCGGTGATGCTGCTCGGGCCGCTGTTCGGGATGGCGGTACCGCTGTTGCCGGCGCAGATTCTCTGGATCAACCTGATCACCCACGGCGTGCCCGGGGTCGCCCTGGGCGCCGAGCCGGCCGAGCCGGGCATGCTGCGTCGGGCGCCCCGCTCGCCGCAGGAGTCGGTGCTCGGGGCGGGACTGGGCCGGCAGATCCTGATCGGCGGCGCGCTGATCGCGGCGGTGACGCTCGGCGCGGGCGTGCTCGCCGCCCGCGCGGACCGGCCCTGGCAGTCGGTGATCTTCGTCGTGCTCGGCCTGGCCCAGCTCGGGGTGGCCCTGGCGGTCCGCGCGCCACGGCCGCCCGGTCGGCACCGGGGCAACCTGGCGCTGCCGCTCGCGGTGGCCGCCTCGGCGCTGCTGCAGGTCGCCGGGGTGCTGCTGGCACCGCTGCGGGACCTGCTCGGCACCGAGGCGCTCGGCGTCGGGGAACTGCTCGCCTGCGCCGCGGTGAGCGTCCTGCCCGGCCTGGTCCTGCGGCTGACCCGCGCAACGCCGACGACCGGCGCCGGGTCGGCGAGCGGTACCGGCGGCGGGCCGGCGAGCGAGGACGGGCCGGCGAGCGGCGGCGGGTCGGTCACCGGCGGCGGGTCGGTGACCGGCGTGGCGGCGTGGCGCGCGAGGGGCGGTGGCGGTACATGA
- a CDS encoding DNA-3-methyladenine glycosylase codes for MDHAWLRAPAAHVAETARTLLGWEVAANGVRIRLTEVEAYAGTGEDPASHAHRGPTPRTKVMFGPAGHAYTYFVFGVHWCLNLVCGRAGEAAAVLLRAGEVVDGWDLARQRRGEVPDRDLARGPARLVVALGVTAAANGTSVIDGSGPLLVTPPTRPVVPSAVSAGPRVGVAAAHDVPWRFWLTGDPTVSPYRRHVPRRRPAPAAPGRVGGAGEG; via the coding sequence GTGGACCATGCCTGGCTGCGCGCTCCCGCCGCACACGTCGCCGAGACCGCCCGGACGCTGCTCGGCTGGGAGGTGGCGGCCAACGGGGTCCGGATCCGGCTGACCGAGGTCGAGGCGTACGCCGGCACCGGCGAGGATCCCGCCTCGCACGCCCATCGCGGCCCGACGCCCCGGACGAAGGTCATGTTCGGGCCTGCGGGGCATGCGTACACGTACTTCGTCTTCGGTGTGCACTGGTGTCTGAATCTCGTCTGCGGCCGCGCGGGCGAGGCGGCGGCGGTCCTGCTGCGCGCGGGTGAGGTGGTGGACGGGTGGGATCTCGCCCGCCAGCGGCGCGGCGAGGTGCCCGACCGGGACCTGGCGCGCGGGCCGGCCCGGCTGGTGGTGGCCCTGGGTGTCACCGCGGCGGCGAACGGCACCAGCGTGATCGACGGCAGCGGGCCGTTGCTGGTGACGCCGCCGACCCGGCCGGTCGTGCCGTCGGCCGTCTCCGCCGGCCCGCGGGTCGGCGTGGCCGCCGCGCACGACGTGCCCTGGCGCTTCTGGCTCACCGGCGATCCGACCGTCAGCCCGTACCGCCGGCACGTGCCGCGACGGCGCCCGGCACCCGCCGCACCCGGCCGGGTGGGCGGCGCGGGAGAGGGATAG
- a CDS encoding universal stress protein, producing MTSNTGAPIVVGVDGSEIALHAVRAAAREAAYRHRPLRVVHAFIWPLMRVPLGPAPGAPAEGGLRNQAERCVAEAVAEAGKVAPEVAVTGAVVDGAGSAVLLDEARDAALIVLGNRGLGGFAGLLLGSVAVQVSAHADCPVLVVRGEARADGPVVVGVDGSESSQEAVRFAFEEAAWRGADLVAVHAWLYPTPAGPGDILPLVYDLDAFRDEEERTLAEAVAGWSERYPEVTVRRRLVRGSPARALVEESRTAQLVVVGARGRGALGALLLGSVSHAVLHHAHSPLAIVRKLRTVKRT from the coding sequence ATGACCAGCAACACCGGCGCCCCCATCGTGGTGGGTGTGGACGGTTCCGAGATTGCCCTGCACGCGGTGCGTGCCGCCGCCCGCGAGGCGGCGTACCGGCACCGCCCGCTGCGGGTCGTGCACGCGTTCATCTGGCCGCTGATGCGGGTGCCGCTGGGGCCCGCGCCGGGCGCGCCCGCCGAGGGCGGGCTACGCAACCAGGCCGAGCGGTGCGTCGCCGAGGCCGTCGCCGAGGCCGGCAAGGTGGCCCCGGAGGTGGCGGTCACAGGTGCGGTGGTCGACGGGGCGGGCAGCGCCGTACTGCTCGACGAGGCCCGCGACGCCGCGCTGATCGTGCTCGGCAACCGTGGCCTGGGCGGCTTCGCCGGCCTGCTGCTCGGCTCGGTGGCCGTGCAGGTCAGCGCCCACGCCGACTGCCCGGTACTGGTGGTTCGCGGCGAAGCGCGGGCGGACGGGCCGGTGGTGGTCGGCGTCGACGGCTCGGAGTCGTCCCAGGAGGCCGTCCGGTTCGCCTTCGAGGAGGCGGCCTGGCGGGGCGCCGACCTGGTGGCGGTGCACGCCTGGCTCTATCCGACCCCGGCCGGTCCCGGCGACATCCTGCCCCTGGTCTACGACCTGGACGCCTTCCGCGACGAGGAGGAGCGCACGCTCGCCGAGGCGGTGGCCGGCTGGTCCGAGCGCTATCCGGAGGTCACGGTGCGGCGGCGGCTGGTCCGGGGTTCCCCGGCGCGGGCGCTGGTGGAGGAGTCCCGTACCGCTCAACTGGTGGTGGTCGGCGCGCGGGGGCGCGGCGCGCTGGGTGCGCTGCTGCTCGGCTCGGTCAGCCACGCGGTGCTGCACCACGCCCACTCCCCGCTGGCGATCGTCCGGAAGCTGCGTACGGTCAAGAGGACCTGA
- a CDS encoding NB-ARC domain-containing protein → MSWDVVAAEAAKTVTAGVGGVVVAGAGEVMRALLRRLGALPDDPKKLRDAILAAGERDPQFAAEVSVALAAVAGAVTESGVLPPTVFHDRDTARAELAEPGAHLVAGVHGAGKTALVLQVSQEAAEGFPGGRAYVDLDVFRVGEALQVGEVQAAVLRQFGVPVAEVSPAMMAEQYLRALWRRRCILVLDNVLGAAELSALVQPWPASLVLVTARQLTDDLRAWGPAAPGARGPAAPVILHGLDEQGAWAMLEHRCPGMLAAEPTAARELLELCDRIPFAIEQVAVRLSRRRGAPGAVAAVRDELATSDDPGELILRCLTQTMRELPDATVDDLIVLAAQPVRDFSHEAAASTVGHGVDRLIDAGLVAADARGRLRLPGLIRDHALRMRSGRPVDADTPFDRLLTFYRDRAVAADLKAGGQRLRRYQVPSGLVWNPSWPAPLDWLETELPAIVAVIPRAVHAGRFVEVTQLCGALEPLLTSRGHHWRIAGANEWGVRAAQALGNQVLEARIHAAQARLFTQLHLLDRAENALTDAERLLAASDDAHLRSSVTEFRGRLAEARGDYGAAEQAFRLCLAIDERHQLHRSAGIHHRMLANVLVHLGRPQEALPLLTVAFTLTDDVRNAGRTHTVAARAHLALGDLARAHAEIGLARQRVAEATATQYEVELADIEAELAWRSGDPEAARARWGWIAQGYWNAGDPRFDRYLGKLNVLPPPPG, encoded by the coding sequence GTGAGCTGGGATGTCGTGGCGGCGGAGGCGGCGAAGACCGTCACGGCAGGCGTCGGTGGTGTCGTGGTGGCCGGTGCGGGCGAGGTGATGCGGGCCCTGCTGCGTCGGCTCGGCGCGTTGCCGGACGATCCGAAGAAGTTGCGGGACGCGATTCTGGCGGCGGGTGAGCGGGATCCCCAGTTCGCTGCCGAGGTCAGCGTGGCGCTGGCGGCGGTGGCGGGCGCCGTGACCGAGAGCGGCGTACTACCGCCGACGGTGTTCCACGATCGGGATACGGCGCGGGCGGAGCTGGCGGAGCCGGGTGCACATCTGGTGGCGGGGGTGCACGGGGCGGGGAAGACCGCGCTGGTGCTCCAGGTCAGCCAGGAGGCAGCGGAGGGGTTTCCAGGCGGGCGGGCGTATGTCGACCTGGATGTTTTCCGGGTGGGCGAGGCGTTGCAGGTCGGCGAGGTGCAGGCAGCGGTGCTGCGCCAGTTCGGCGTGCCGGTCGCTGAGGTGTCGCCGGCAATGATGGCGGAGCAGTACCTCCGCGCGCTGTGGCGCCGGCGGTGCATCCTCGTACTGGACAATGTGCTTGGTGCGGCGGAGCTGTCGGCGCTGGTGCAGCCGTGGCCGGCGAGCCTGGTGTTGGTGACCGCGCGACAGTTGACCGATGACCTGCGCGCCTGGGGGCCGGCTGCGCCGGGCGCTCGGGGGCCGGCTGCGCCGGTGATCCTGCACGGGTTGGATGAGCAGGGCGCGTGGGCGATGCTGGAGCACCGCTGCCCGGGGATGCTGGCGGCCGAGCCGACGGCCGCGCGGGAACTGCTGGAGTTGTGCGATCGGATCCCGTTCGCCATCGAGCAGGTCGCGGTGCGGTTGTCCCGGCGGCGCGGGGCGCCGGGGGCGGTCGCGGCGGTTCGGGACGAGCTGGCCACCAGCGACGACCCGGGTGAGTTGATCCTGCGGTGCCTGACGCAGACGATGCGGGAACTGCCCGACGCCACCGTCGACGACCTGATCGTCCTGGCCGCGCAGCCGGTGCGGGACTTCAGCCACGAGGCGGCGGCCTCGACGGTCGGGCACGGTGTCGACCGTCTGATCGACGCCGGGTTGGTAGCGGCCGATGCGAGGGGCCGGCTACGGCTGCCGGGGCTGATCCGTGACCACGCGTTGCGGATGCGCTCCGGCCGCCCGGTCGACGCTGATACGCCGTTCGACCGACTGCTCACGTTCTACCGGGACCGCGCCGTCGCGGCGGACCTGAAGGCGGGGGGTCAGCGGCTGCGCCGCTACCAGGTTCCGTCCGGCCTGGTGTGGAACCCGTCGTGGCCGGCGCCGCTGGACTGGTTGGAGACCGAGCTGCCGGCGATCGTCGCGGTCATCCCGCGTGCCGTCCACGCCGGCCGGTTCGTGGAGGTGACGCAGTTGTGCGGAGCCCTGGAGCCGCTGCTCACCAGCCGAGGCCACCACTGGCGCATCGCCGGTGCGAACGAGTGGGGCGTACGGGCCGCACAGGCGCTCGGTAACCAAGTGCTGGAGGCGCGCATTCACGCGGCACAGGCACGCCTGTTCACCCAACTGCATCTGCTCGACCGGGCGGAGAACGCCCTGACCGACGCGGAGCGCCTGCTGGCTGCCTCCGACGACGCGCACCTGCGTTCGTCGGTCACCGAGTTCCGGGGCCGGCTGGCCGAGGCCCGGGGTGACTACGGTGCCGCGGAGCAGGCGTTCCGTCTCTGCCTCGCCATCGATGAGCGGCACCAACTGCACAGGTCCGCCGGTATCCACCATCGGATGCTCGCCAACGTGCTCGTGCACCTCGGCCGGCCGCAGGAGGCCCTGCCGCTGCTGACCGTGGCGTTCACGTTGACCGACGACGTGCGCAATGCCGGTCGTACGCACACCGTGGCCGCCCGTGCCCACCTCGCGCTCGGCGATCTGGCGCGAGCGCACGCCGAGATCGGACTGGCCCGCCAGAGGGTGGCCGAGGCCACGGCGACGCAGTACGAGGTCGAGTTGGCCGACATCGAAGCCGAGCTGGCCTGGCGCAGCGGTGATCCCGAGGCGGCCCGCGCCCGCTGGGGCTGGATTGCCCAGGGCTACTGGAACGCCGGCGATCCACGCTTCGACCGCTACCTGGGCAAACTCAACGTGCTACCGCCGCCACCCGGATAA